The sequence TTTGTGTAACAATAATGAGTGCTATCATCATGTATGTAAACATTCAGAGGTGATGGTAAATGAACTGCAAATACAACAGATTGATGTGACTTGGCAATGTAAACAAGTATACAACATTTGAAATATAAATACAATGCATTTTGAAAGAATCTTAATGGAAACCCATTGCACTCAAAATTTCATAGAACCAATGTAGAGGTAAGTAGTAGTGCAATCAAcatacaaaacagaaataaacatgtAATACAAAAGGTATACAAATAAATGCATATTCAAGTAAACCATGTAGTGCAGACAAGTAAAGTGGCAGTGTAATTAACATACAAAATATAGTGCATATAACAGGTAAAGTAGCAGTGCAACCTTCAACAAAATTGATAAAGTAAACAATACAATGGTAAACAACTAAATGCATACATAAGTATGAACTCATTGAATCACAAAAATACAAACTGTTTTACCATATGACCTGAGTGTACCCAAAGCGGGGCACAAATTGTAAACACTTCTGAAGTCTGaattattattcctttttttagaACAAAGCATTTCAGAACAAACTCAAGGCATAAATTAAAGAGGCAAAAGAAGTGGAAGTGTAACCTTTAAGTACTTGCGTGTCACTGACATTTTTGCATCTTAGTGCATGTGGCACAGAACCATGGCTCACTCGCTGAAGGTGCCTGAGTGAGTCCTACACACCTGAAGTGGAACCACTGAATTGCACAGTTTTCATTGTCACAAGCCACCATGTCATCCTGCTCTTCGGGCCCTTTGCAAAGGCACCACATTTTGGTCATGTTCTTTCGTGTCTGTTTTCCTGGTCTTGTGCAAGATGGCTGTATTTCAGTTAAAGGCTTAGCATTGGGCGCTGTGGAAGCTGCTCGGGTGTAGTAACAAGCTACAAGCTCTGGTAAAGACACCTTGAAGAAAAAGTTCTGTGCCTTTGCCAGAAGTGTCGTCCAGAAGGCCATATTGGGTAAGATCCGAACTACAACACAGTCTTTCTGTGACCACACTACAAAGTCACAATACTTTGACCCAGTCACAAAGATCTGTGTTTGTACTTGGCTGTAGTACTTGTGTGTCTGCTTAAGGTTTAGTTCCCCATCAGTTAGCTGGAGACAAAAATTGCTGTCACCTGCACAGGCCTGCATGATGAAGTTGTTCTGGTACTTAAATGTGCATTTGATTTCCAGACACCCTTTCCCACAGCATGTGCAGTTGATGAAACCATCAGGAGAAGCCCCGACTTCTGGAAAGGATGGATTTATTATAAACCCACATTTCTCCACATTCAGGTTCTCATGTTGGGTTGCTGTCAGCTTGACATAGGCTTGCCTTGCTTCTTCCTCATGATCTATCCCCCATTTGATTGCAGCTGTGGTTGCTGTTTTTTTGGGGTAGCACACTTTTCTCACAATCGACATGGCTGGTGCAGTGACACTGGTGGACACAACAGCGTGGACATTGGAAGCTGTTATTCTTCCTGCTCTTGATGTGAACCAGACAGGGGATCGATGCTGCTGTCTTGTCTGAACTTCCACTGCTGCTGCCTGTGCCTCTGTTAGCGCCACCAGGTTTGTAAGGCTCTCACAGTGCTGCTGCAGAACAGACAGTTCACATCTATCCTTTCCTTTGTCACGAAGATGCAGTAATGACATTGGCACTACCACTGGCTTAACAGGGTCTGCATAATGATGGTAGTAGTCCTCCATTCCAGAAAGACAAACAGCCTTGCTATGAGTGTGCAAAATCTGAAGCAAGGGAGACAGGTTTGAAAGTGTGGGTTTATGCTCACACAGACTTCTGGAACCAACACGAGTACGTATACTTGGCATACTTCTCTCCCCTCTGATGCACTTGTCAAGGGCCTTCTTCTTAGCCGCACCAGTGGAGAAGTCAATCTTGTAACCTACCTCTGCTTGAACCTTGTCAACATTAGTGGGCATCATCCAATAAGCTGGAACATCAGTGACTGTTTTGGTCACGCGTATACGCACTGCAGCCTCAATTTTAAACAGGAGAGCCCCAATGTGTGTACAAGACTCTGCAATGCCAGCCATGCATGTGCAGTGCGCGCAGTCCACTTGGCCACTAGAACTGACAATCACCCAGGGTTGAAGCGGAGGTTCATTGAGGCGCTGAGAGTGCAAAACCTAAgacaaaaaaattgtaaaattaatactataataataataataataattaagaaggTCAGAATAGCCTTAATAGTTTACACTGATGACCAGAAACATGTCATAGTAGTGTTTTGTCTAGAGACCACACTAAGCAAAAGTAAACCACATTACCCAGTGTGGTCTAAGTGAAagacaataataaaacacaaaacaatagaTTTCATGTTTTACACTGATCACCAGAAACATGTCATAGTAGTGTTTTGTCTAGAGACCACACTAAGCAAAAGTAAACCACATTACCCAGTGTGGTCTAAGTGAAagacaataataaaacacaaaacaatagaTTTCATGTTTTACACTGATCACCAGAAACATGTCACAGTAGTGTTTGGCCTGCAAACTGCAATGACCAAATGTAATGCAGTCTATAGCCTTTAAAAGTTTGCTTGTTgaaagacgtgtgtgtgtgtgtgtgtgtgtactgttcaCCTACCTTTGTGAGAACGACGGTTTTTTGGTCATTGACTCTGAAAATCTGCAGGTCCTGCACCCATCCATTGGTAAACTGAAGATGAGCTTCGAGAGATTTATAATTCCTGAACTGCTCGAATGTGTAGGCGCTCACGCCACAAACAAGGTAGCTAAACACGTCAGGAATAGTAATTTGTGGTAGCTCGTTAAAATCACCTGTCCACTCATGATGTTCGTACGGATCAAGCCCATTAATTCCCTCAATTTTCTCAAGGTAGCGTtcctttgcttctttgtttagcTTATCGCGGTAAGGTATCTTGCACTTGCTCTTCGCACGGTCCATTTATGTTTTGATAGAGTGTCCTAAAACATGGCGGCCGCTACCCAGCATGCAACGCGCCATGACGTAGTTGCCCACACTCTATAtggtgctttttgtttttttttacctgtaaggTTCtctctcaactggtctcagcccgggaCCCCATTTTCTCATTAAGTCGTGACCCACTTTTATAAAattcaaaccaaacaaatttattttttaaaaatagccttcaaaataacatttaaacatttacatatgcatataaAGTGAATTTAAGGgcatttttaagaaactgagaaGGACCCCACCAACTAAATGTATAAAGGTTactacaatacatttaaatatccaaaaTGCATGAACTAAATAAGGCTACAAAACAAAATGCTTTCACCTGCCAACCTTGTTTTTTGGTCGGGTGGAAATGTACGCCAATAGGAAAATgattttgtttatacttttggaATATTGTCATaaaaacaggaggtttattttgCACTGCAAGAGAATGAAGCGAATAAGACACGCAattatttttatcccattagCACCATAAATTATACAAGACTTTTTGCGTTGTTTAACGAATAGctagttattttattaatttgttagcTAAGAACAACTTGCAAGTGTTCAAGTGTAGCAGCAGTAACCGCAGTTCGTACTGTAGTACGACCTGTTTGCTTCAATTTATTGACCTCTTGTTACTGAAACGCCCTTAACTGGGAAACTAGGAGCTTATCTTAAAATCTGAATTTCCCCACTGGTAAATACGAGTCTGTGATGGCGTTCAAGTGTTTCATCTCGTAAATATGATATTTTCGACACGGCTTGAAGGCAGCAAAAGTCTGGGGTGACAGTGGACAGAGTTCCTCTCAGATCATTATGCTCAATGTTCACCCTGTTTCTCTGCTACGACTTGAGCGGTACTAAAATCAAATGAgcattaattatttgtttaaaaaagtatttatttatttagtaagtaAGCTGTCTGCGACCTACCAGTTGTAGCACcatttgacaaggcagcacatcTTGTTAAAACACCGGATTCCGCATTTTACCAAGTCCCTCAAATTAATGAGATGCTTGAGTCGCTCACTCACGCGCGCTCTCTCTGCTGCGGAGCTCTGAAGTCGGGTTTTCCACTTTCCCGCGCCGCTAGCCGCAGCTCCAACTAACACAGGGCGCTGTGGAGCTGTGTATCTCATTCTCTCTTACCAAGGCAAAGTCCAGCTCTCTGTTCCAGTCGCTCCgactaaaaaaacagcaaaagactCTCACAGGTAACTTAGCTGACGGTGAACTCGCACTCCAAGCTCGTTTGGCCAAAAAATCAGgcataagctaagctagctaagctaagttaactaggttagctaacgcgGCGACTGAATAACTTACACTCCGCTCACTAACAAACCACATAAACGGTTAAAAAGTTAGGAAGGCTACTCAGAAACACTCAGTAAGAAAGTTAGCAGCGACTGCTAAGCATTACAAAGGTCCAAAAGACACTTGTTTAAAGTAATAACTGCATTTTTTAATCTAAAAGCTCTCTCTCCCTCGCACTCAGCTCCAGCTCCTCTCTCTGCCCCGCCCCTCTTACACAATAACCAATAGCAAAGACTCAAAGCGTAAGCCCCTGTTAGACTGTCCAATCAGAATGAAGATAAAGGAACCCACCCAGATTCATATAAAGATAGACTGGACTGAGCACATGTTTAGCACGTCCACTTCAACCAAACCCTGGACCATTGATAGATATACTTTTAAACGccaacaaaaatatattaataaaatattgcaatttttCCAAAATTACTGCTGAAGAAAACTTTTgaaagaattatttcacaacaaAAAGTTGGGAATTTGGATAAAACAGGTTTTAATTTAAGGTCTAGATTGAGGTCTTGGCTTTctcattttgtattttcttttctaaAATAGGCGTTTTTTCAATTATTACTACAGTTTTTGTCAACACCATCAGACACAATAAAAAGCAATTTTTTACTTAGTGGGTCTAatatgtatttctattttttaaatcattatctGGCATTCCTCATACAAATGTATGCTGTTAAATGTTGAATattcactttttaaatttttttaatcctgttttctgtacttctttaaaacattttacaaaacacatttaatttattacTAAGCCTAAACTGCCTTTgtcccaatgtttttttttttaatgtgctgcaGGGTGTATAGtaataaatgaaatgatgttGAAATGGGTTAATACTGTCTACATAAAAGTCAAAGTGAACTTAACTTTTCTAACTCTGAAAGAATGTTCTTGAGGGAACCCACTGCTTAATGAAACTCATTTGCTCAAAGCACTCAAATAATATTGGTAGGTAAAAAGGGTTTAGATTCCCTGCTTTAAAAAGCACAGTAGTCTCACACTACTAATATTCTCATCACACACTGATGCACACGTTTGTACCCCTTTTGAAAACCCAATGGTGCTGGAACTGATGGATgacctagtgtgtgtgtgtatacgatgCATCACATTACAAAAAAGTTGGGATGGTAAAGTATTTACCCCTTTGTAAATTTCACaacatttaaaagtaattttggCAGCAAGGATACCAAattgatgaagtgtttcaggtgcttctttccatttttttctgcaaACACTTCTTAAGGTGTGCAACAGCATGGTGTTGACTTTcttcagattttttgttttaaaattctccacacattctctattggggATAGGTCAGAAAATCAGGCAGGCCAGTCCATTACCCATAAGGCCAGTGCACaagtagtttaataaaaaaagattgtagttaatggtgttaaaatagtgattctttgcatgggcaatgcaaTGCCactattgctagcattgtaagcctgttgggagcatctgctaaaagcCCTGTATTTTGAAGGGAAATTGTTTCATTAcaccccaaatccatttcacactgaatttctcctttaatgCTGCATCAAAAAAGTGCACTGACACAACCTGATACTATGACAGACCctgggtttttgttttttgttcttgagCACAAGGTATCTAATttcttcaacaaaaaaaaaaaaaaacagtgctgtgGGCCTCTGATTCTGAAGTGTTTTTAGCAGCTTCATCAGCAGCATGCTGGTGGAATTCTACAACCGATAATTGTTTGATATTTAAGAGAAAAACAATGAGTCAAAAGGAAACAAAAGGCAGAAAGCCTTAAACTCGTAGTTCATCTGACATATAAAGCagatgaaaaagtgtgtgtgagtcacatgTTTTGCGTCATGTGAGACATTTGAAATGTGAAATATGACTCTCTGTGTGGGAAGTGCTTATATCTGTATTTGATTAAGTCACACTACTTTAGCACTTAAGGATTAGAGGCAGATACTCTCGCACTGCTGCCACTCACTTTGTCACTCTTTATCAGCGGATGTTCAAATCAATGTCTTTCACCCAAGCTTGTCGTAGCAGCTCCGCTTAGTTTTATCTGCTAACCCCCTCTATCCTTCTTTATCCTCCTCCCTTTCTTCTTCTCTATCCTCAGCTCAACTTTAAAGCTTCTTTGTCATGACTATATTAAAAAGCCCCAGATCcaacatttttcttttataatatttttccCTCTGTGATTTTCCGCTgccattgtattatttttttttacacaaacatttTCAAACTGTATATTGACTGATTATCTGACCAATATATCTGACCAATATACCAGGTTATCATCTAGCTACTAGAGCTGTTTAGTTCAAACTTTGGGGATCCATCAGcatctcccttgatttactttatttaaagccTGATAAGGTAAACTAGGTACTGGATATAAACTGTAAATAATACGCTTATATGAGGTGAGCTCTGGAAATgcataattctctctctctttcagcctcAGCAGTACCTGGTGATAAATTAGACATGAATATTCAAAGTCTAACCCTGCCTCTCTGTAATGCCCCAATGTCAGGTATTCAAATATTCATGACCTCCGAGTAAGCCGAGCTTTTCCTGCAGTCTGCACATCACCCCCACAGAGATCAATGAGTTTAAACGAAGCCAAGATCGATACCAGCACGCCCTACACACGTTCTCTTATCCGAAAAGCCTCACAAAGCTctttcatacacacatacacacacagagacacacacacacactctctctgtgtctcagactttaacatttttttaccaTCATGTCTGCTCTTCTGACCACTGAGCCGATCCTGCCTTCCTTTCTGTGTCTGTTGTCCGTCTGTGGGTCCATCTGTCTGTTCATCTCAGCGTTTCATTCTAAACAGCACTCACTCAGAAGAAAAGATAAaagagccagtgtgtgtgtgtggcatgttATTAAAGCTCTTTGTGAAAAACAAATGTTTCTGAAAGATTACAAacacacatttcacactgaaCTTTAACTTTAGGAGAACATAGAATAATTTTAAAGTCGCAGTTGAGAAAGTGGTAAGctactctaatagcctttaatattaAAGCAAGTGCAACATAGTTCAGAATACACAAGTGATGGTAGCccgggggaatgactacacactgatggtaaatgaGGCGGGCGGGAAGATATGCCCAATAGGCAAATAGATGTTGCAAGGAGCCAGTGAGAAAGGTGTATTGCATACTGAAGTCACACCCTAAGGTAAAATGTAGATAAAGAAACTCAAACAATGAAATCTACAATCTATGTATTTATAACAAAATTGAACTGGTTTTGAAAGGGAATGTATCTAAAGTTAAGAGAAAAGCACTATTTAACTTTAAGCAGTAGTGACATTAATTTTTCAGCAGCCTTGGAAAGATTTTCTGTTGCAGACTACTTATCCATTTTAGCAGTAGCAATGTGAAAACAGCAGGAACTGATAAACCAAGGCAATAATCAAGGCAACTGCAGCATTTGCACTTAAGGAGGACTTTGTTGTATACAGGTAAAGGGGCACGAGGCAAAGTGTCCAAATAATGCTGTACATTTTCTGAACCTTTGAACAATcacaaccattttaactttcATTAAAATGCACCTCCAGGGGGGTCTTATGGTTTACAATGGAAATGTGAATTAGAACAGGGCCTTGTCTTGTAATTTCACTGACTTTTTGACACACTTACTGCCATTCCCAAATTGTTTGCAGCCTAGCTGGTCACACAAGCAGATTTGGACTCCCTGACTGTTCCAGATATTTAGTCTgctatacatttatatttgtagTACATATGTAAACAGTTCATAGCTATTAATGCTAATTTTCATTTGATCTGTGGCAAATCAAAAATTGTGCAGTGTAAATTCAGCATAAGAAAAGATATTCTCCCACAAGAAAAGATATATTAATCTTCcccaaatacattttttacatatcTCTCACAAACATGTTAGGTTTTGTTAAGCACTCTTCTATTCGTATCTACAGcaacaaaataatattttgtattaaacGTATAACATTGTACATAATGCCATTTTTAGTAACCTTTTCCTTTAATGCTAGTGAGAGTGTGTCGATGCCCGCTGGCCATCTCTGAGGGAAAGCTGGCATTAGCATTCATTCGTCCATGACTGTGTTGGTGGCCTGGTGGTTTTGGAGCAAAATTAAAGCCCTGCTCTCCTCCCATGCCCTGCAAACCCAGCCAGCGCCTTGCCTCCACCTGGCCTCTCATTACTGAGGGCTTGACTTTATGCCTGATTCGGGGGGCCGGAGGGTCTGCTGCTGCAAGGTTATGACTGATGGCCTTTTGAACACATCAGAACCCGAGCTGCTGTAGGAGGCCCTTGTGCTCAATGGAGAGCAAATAGCTAATTGGCTTCATTTGTGTGCCTTGAATCAACGCCCATTGGCTTCATTTTCTCAGCATGTGTGCGAGGGCCAATTTGCAtgctttgtttttgctgtttcgtAGCAAGCGGTGCTCTCTGCATGTGACCGCGTTCTCATGGACACACTTCATGCATTAACAGTCGCTTGTGAAGGGTGTGGGCCGTTCTGCAGCAGACAGGTCTGATTGCTCGGCAGTCCCTTGCTTTTTCCACTCGATAGGCTGCTGTGCTGCGATTCATTGCATCGGCAGACTTTTCTGCACACGTTGCTGTTTTTCACAAAGCCGTGAAGCCGACCAGTCAGGAAAATGGCAAGATTTTCCCTTTAGCAACACTGCCAATGTAATTGGTGACAGTTTCCTTCAAAGCGAGTCAAGCGCTCGGGCTTCATTCGCAGTTAATGGTTTGATTCCCTTCCTCATATTCCATGTAATACAGTGAAATCCTCCCTGCCCGAGAGAGCTCTCATCATTAAGATTCACAGCATGCCCCACTCCAACACTTAATTAGTCATTTGCCACAAGATCTGCTAGAGTGCCATAAGGGTCATCTTTCCAGACCTGCTCTTGTAGATGAAGTGTTTGGGATAAGTATTACAGAATAATACATCATCATAATCCTCATCATAATCACAAGATACAACACTCCACTGTTTTCCCCAGGCTTCTTCAGCCTAATGCTGACAAGGACTAAATCACAAAACTGTAAACCTCACAATATTAATGACCTGAAGAAAATGTCAGTGTAAGACAAAAAAAGGCTCTGCTTTTTCTGGTGAACGTTTCCATGATTAGTTTTAAAGCAACCATGGACTGCAGAATGGACCTATTGCTATTAAAAAATAAACCCAGATTCATCACCCATACATTGGCAGTCAAACGTCACAGAAATTGCTCAGATGCACATTTGCACAGTGGCAGGCAAAAAGTGGCAGGGGTTTCTGGACACCCTTCCTTATTAAGCCTTAATTGGCTTGTTAGTACTGGTTAGACAGGTCAGGAAATGGCATTATGAATTACCCAGAGCATAATAAATTGTTAGCTTCTTTCCACTTTGTGCAAAACCCCCAAAACCATGGGTTCATCTAATTAGCTGGCTGTGAATATGATAGTGAAGCTGACTAATGCCTGTAAATCAGTAAAACACTtccagctcacaatttttgaaaTGCTATTAAGAAATAATGTGGAATTAAAAGCAAGATCTACACTGACAACACAATGTAATGGGACTAATTGTGCGGACATTGCAACCCCCCGCATAGAATATTGATGTATCTTCTTCCAGCTGCAATTGTCTGTTTACATGTACACCTATAGCCGGAAACCAAtcgtcacaatcattaccactactgcactgtctactgtgagtggtaatgcctcctATGGCACATTTACAACATAGTACATATGTGACACTGTGAATCAAAGAATGTTTAATGCACTCACAACTGGATTCAAACAGCTTTCCATTCTTTTGGAACCTACTCGTCATTAGGCCTTGCTGAAACTCTGTTTGTGTCGCCTTGCAGTAagtacactggccagtgttcaacttcaCTCAAAATATAACACCTCagaacttatacagatgtgggcactCCAAGCCATACCcttaggtaacacttcatgatcaatttacatactgattagttgtggtgcactgttctactgtgcagtatTGCTTATACGAATATGGTCTGTAAGGAGGGGTCATATGCAAGATGGCTTACTGATTTAAAGACAGACTATGGGAAACAAacagattgtttttttaattttaggcaTGGGGTAAGTGTAAATTTAACAAAAACTGGTTGGCTAACCCCTGTTGTGCACTGAACCTCATTTGTACAAAAAGTCAGTGTACAAAAAGTTAAATTTTGTTAGACCAAAACTGTTCATTTGTTTGCTTGAAACATTGGTTTGTCAGAACATACAATTATCACAAACTTACTCtaatgtcttttatttttttaaagagtggtcTTAATTTTGCCTCTGAGTGGTATTCAAAACGTTTCtcttttcagagttaccactgtGCACATGACTTGGTCTTGACCAGACCCCCTTTcctttatatttgttattta comes from Astyanax mexicanus isolate ESR-SI-001 chromosome 17, AstMex3_surface, whole genome shotgun sequence and encodes:
- the LOC125782464 gene encoding uncharacterized protein LOC125782464, translating into MDRAKSKCKIPYRDKLNKEAKERYLEKIEGINGLDPYEHHEWTGDFNELPQITIPDVFSYLVCGVSAYTFEQFRNYKSLEAHLQFTNGWVQDLQIFRVNDQKTVVLTKVLHSQRLNEPPLQPWVIVSSSGQVDCAHCTCMAGIAESCTHIGALLFKIEAAVRIRVTKTVTDVPAYWMMPTNVDKVQAEVGYKIDFSTGAAKKKALDKCIRGERSMPSIRTRVGSRSLCEHKPTLSNLSPLLQILHTHSKAVCLSGMEDYYHHYADPVKPVVVPMSLLHLRDKGKDRCELSVLQQHCESLTNLVALTEAQAAAVEVQTRQQHRSPVWFTSRAGRITASNVHAVVSTSVTAPAMSIVRKVCYPKKTATTAAIKWGIDHEEEARQAYVKLTATQHENLNVEKCGFIINPSFPEVGASPDGFINCTCCGKGCLEIKCTFKYQNNFIMQACAGDSNFCLQLTDGELNLKQTHKYYSQVQTQIFVTGSKYCDFVVWSQKDCVVVRILPNMAFWTTLLAKAQNFFFKVSLPELVACYYTRAASTAPNAKPLTEIQPSCTRPGKQTRKNMTKMWCLCKGPEEQDDMVACDNENCAIQWFHFRCVGLTQAPSASEPWFCATCTKMQKCQ